The sequence below is a genomic window from Gossypium hirsutum isolate 1008001.06 chromosome A11, Gossypium_hirsutum_v2.1, whole genome shotgun sequence.
gtgtggaaatttcgtgaagaaattctatgcataaagtgcttaatttgaaattagggactaaattaaataaattgtttgtgctgtttaagtaatgaattaagtttgttaacacctcgttttcgactccggcgacggtctcaggtacggggcgttacaacgTAACATGagatgaataagaccatggttgaaagataccatggcaacgtgacatgaaatgaacaagaccatggttgaaagataccatggcaacatgacagaaagtgagtaagaccatagttgaaagacactatggcatcatgtcgaagataaataagatcgtggATGAGAGACGCCAAGACATCTGTTAAACAACTAATATTTAGGTAATGTGtatcaaatgatgaatggttttatgaattggttatacaaaatggttgtatgaaatgtttacaagaattggtcatatggaaatatatgtacaaaatagttgtatgaaataattaagaagatagataaatgaaataagtataggtacatggaatataatttatgttaagtttgatataaactattaccggaataaatatacataaaatatatggaaatgatggagcatgaaatattgatataataaaataaatgatatatacttatgaagaaacggtaagagaatgatatgtttcatgacatgtacatatataattatttttaatatgttgaaacaaggaaattatgtaagtaaaaacaattattaaaactcaagtgtgacatgtcaagaaaataagtatatcaatgttgaatttatttgaaatatgtactagtatactaacaatgctgctgtttgatgcttagacaagtgtcaagctgttgattgaatggtaatatatttatttatatgatgcattgaatcggtaagtatttaattgaaattttttaagtgatctgtaaattctagtaatgctccgaaaccctattttgatggcgaatacgggttaggagtgttacaatttTGGTCAAACATTTCGTGTGCGcttattttcttttagtttttctattttcatttcaaGTTTGCTTCCGCTATATTTCGATgctttagataatttttttttaaaaattcacacTTTTACGAAAATTAAGCTGTCTTAcacaaatttaaaacaaaaaataacccAAGACTAAAGTTCTAGTTTCATCAAACTAATTTATGCTGctactttttgttttgttttattttattaaaaaaattgctaCTAATTTATAAAAGCAAAAGGGGAAAAACAAGAGCAGAgatgagaatatatatatatgtatgtatgtatgtatacagAAAATAAAGTAGCCATAAGGAGTAAAAGAGAAAATATCATTTGTCATCTCCAATAGGAGGGAACTCAATGCCTCAACAACAGTACACTTCTTAAAATGAAACCAGCCAActattaaagataaaaataaataaaattaaaaccaaaaaaaaaaaaagaacagaaaagagagaagagCTGAGATCTAAATTCTTAGCTGTGTACAACCAAAAATTGTTCCTCGGCACATTGTCATTGGAGCAGCCTGACGCCATGTAGGTCTATCACCCCCAACTGTCAAGATATCAACAACAGACATGGGTTTGATATCCCAATTAAATCGATCCGGGCCAATTACGCCTCCGATCACGTAAATTTCATCTCTCACTCCTGTCATTGCAAACCCGATTCTCCTGCGAAACTCTGAAGAAGAGGTTACGACCTTTCTCACTTCCTTTTCTTGCTTGAAAATAAGTCCATGGCTCATCACATATAGGGCTCCCTGTACAACTGCCATTGGACCCTGGAGCCAACCGTAATCCTCCACTGTCCACCCAGAGCACACGTTGTCCAGGACTTGCACTTTAGATAATCCCTTGTGCAACACATGCACCTTTCCGCCAATAACTAACCCTGTGCATGCTGAATTGTGGGTGCAGTGGAGATCAGGTATCGGAATCCACACATCCTTCTCATGATCATACATTTCTGCTTGAGATATAGATTTTCTGCAGCTGGTGAAACCTCCAGCAACGATGATCTTTCCTTTCAACACACAACATGCAAACATAGCACGAGGTAAGATCATGGATGCACGTTGAGCCCACCGACGCACCACAGGGTCGTATGACCAAACTTCATTAGTTGCAAAACTCCCATCTTGGTCACCAGTCAAAGGGTCGACATCCTCACTTCCACCACCAAGCACAAACAGCTTCCCACCAGTAGAGACCACACCAAAGTGAGCAAGGTGCCTGACCTTTGAGGGAAGGACAGGAAGAGTAATCCAAAGATCACGTAAAGGATCATACATCTGCCATAAATTCTCCGGATCAAAGGCGCACACGCATAGAAGTTCCTCTGTTGAGCCAAGTTCCTGTCGAGCTTTAAACAGCTCGGGGCTACGAATGGCAGCTCTCCAGGAATGAGAAACAATCTCCAACTTAGGATATAGGTAGAAGGGAACCCGTGCTAGGCACCTAAGGGCAACAGCATCGGGAAGACCTTCAATTAATCCAGACATGCTAACCAAGGTTTCATTGATTCTTCCTAACAAACTTTTGCTATGTCAATCACTCCAGTGCAACATGCAATCTGAAAaagaatatatggacttgtaggTAAGAACCAAATCAATAGTTTGGAATTTTTCTAACCAACATAGTTCACAAACAAAACATTGAAGTGCTTTCGCTATCTTAAATGAAATAACTAGCTCTGAAAACTAATGATCAAAGGGACATTGAAACAACACTATTAGAGATAGtttattggtaaatttttttCAAGAGTTCAACTGCAAGAAATCATCCCATTAACAATTTTCAAGTGCCTGATGTGGCAGAAGGGCTTGGTGGTAAAAGATGGGGAGGACAAACCAACTGATGAACCAAAAACACAAATGAACCTTAATGGAAATCATCTGCACTTGACCTATTTATTAATAAGatcaaaaacaaaacatataattaacatctaAGACTTCAGTTGAGACTGCGGTTcttgcaacatgtttgcaaacaAGGTATAAAACACTGAAGGATAAACCAGCTGATAAACCTCAAAATACACAAGGGTGGTGACTGAAATCGTATGCACATAAACTATGATAAAATAGCATGGAATTAACTTCTAAGATTTCATTTTCCATGCTTGAGACTACTGCATTTGTAACAAGCAAATAAGAAACAAATAGGCAAACATAAGACATTCTAGACAACATGCTTTTTCATCAAACACAACAAATAATCTTCAGCAACAACAGTAAGATACAATCAATGAAGTTACTTTGTGGGGAAAATTGAAGCTCTATTTATCAAAATTCCATTCATGGCACAAACAATTCCAGTTTGGGAATAAATAGCTCCGGAAGAATTGAATGTTAGATTTTCTATTACTTTTACTTAAGTTTGTTTGTATTAAATGACATGATTCAATATCTGATATCAAATGGTAGGTGCATGTTGGATTATTAGATGAATTGAATTGTTTACAGTATAGTAATctagttattttataatttaattgcaattaaattttggatgaattgaatgtttattaGGATGTTAGGTGAGTTAAGTTACCGAATTGagtgatttagttattttgtccTTATACAAATActaaattgttatgaaaattaGAAATATGCTTGTACATTTAGCAATATTCATagtaaaatca
It includes:
- the LOC107924762 gene encoding F-box/kelch-repeat protein SKIP30, translating into MSGLIEGLPDAVALRCLARVPFYLYPKLEIVSHSWRAAIRSPELFKARQELGSTEELLCVCAFDPENLWQMYDPLRDLWITLPVLPSKVRHLAHFGVVSTGGKLFVLGGGSEDVDPLTGDQDGSFATNEVWSYDPVVRRWAQRASMILPRAMFACCVLKGKIIVAGGFTSCRKSISQAEMYDHEKDVWIPIPDLHCTHNSACTGLVIGGKVHVLHKGLSKVQVLDNVCSGWTVEDYGWLQGPMAVVQGALYVMSHGLIFKQEKEVRKVVTSSSEFRRRIGFAMTGVRDEIYVIGGVIGPDRFNWDIKPMSVVDILTVGGDRPTWRQAAPMTMCRGTIFGCTQLRI